The sequence GCGGTCTCGATGAAGTGCACGCCGCGCGCGCCCTCCTGCACGGTGGGGAAGTCGGTGTCGAACTCACCCGGCTGCTCTCCCGCGATACGGGCGGCGATGGTGCGGGCGGCGTTGCGGTAGATGTTCGCGAAGGCTTCGATGAAGGCTTCGTGATGCCCGAAGGGGATGCGCGAGTTGTGGCGAACGATGGGGTCGAGGTAGTCGTTGCCGCGCTTGTAGACTCGTTCGGGCTGGTCGACGTACATCACGCGGAGGTAGTTGGGATTCTCCTGCCGCCAGTCGAGGCCCGCTTCGGTGCCGTAGATCCGCACGCGCAGCCCGTTCTCCTCACCGACGGAAATCTGCGAGGAGTAGATGATGCCGCGGGCGCCCCCCTGGTAATGAACCAGGAGGTTGGCGTCGTCCTCCAGCTCGTATCCGGAGCCGAAGGTGGTGGTGTCGGCGCAGACCGCCTCCAGCTCCAGACCGGTGATGTAGCGCGCCAGGTGCCACGCGTGCAGCCCGATGTCACCGACGGCCGAGGAAATCCCGGCGATCTTGGGGTCGAGACGCCACATGTTGATGCCGGCCGCCTTCGCCAGCCATCCCTGAGGGTACTCCGCCACGATCTTGCGAATCGTCCCGAGCTTCCCCTGGCGCACCAGCTCGCGCGCCTGCTTGACCATGGGAAAGCCGGTGTAGTTGTGGGTGAGGACGAAGACAGCCTGCTTCTGCTCCACCAGCCGGCAGAGCTCCTCGGCGTCCTCCAGGGTGGTCGTCATCGGCTTGTCGCAGACGACGTGGAAGCCCGCCTCGAGAAAGGCGCGAGCAATCTGGAAATGGGAGACATTGGGTGTTACAATGGAGACGAAGTCGATTCGCTCGCCCTCCGGGAGTCGACTCTCCCTCTCCACCATCTGCTCCCAGGAGTCGTACACGCGGGACGGATCCAGGAAGAGCTCCCGCCCTTGCTGACGTGATTTCTCGGCCGACGACGAGAAGGCGCCCGCCACGAGCTCGATCTCTCCGTCCAGGGCGGCCGCCTTACGATGTACCCCGCCGATGAAGGCGCCAGGACCTCCTCCTACCATCCCGTAGCGAATCTTTCGATCCAGAGGCATTGTCGCGTGTGGTCTGTGGTGGGGTTGCGGAGTGGTGTCGTGTCGCGGGGCAAGGTACGTGGCCTCGAGTGTGGTTTCAAGGCATCCCCCAAACGGCCTCCGCGCGGTTTTTGTAACCATCTGTAGGCGCAGTGGCTTGGGACTCGTAATTGCAGCGTTTCTCGAGCAGCCCGACGAAGCGACGGTACGGGGCCGCTTCAAATCATCTGCAGAATTCCTGGCGCCTCCTCCCGTACTGTGACGAGACGAGCCAGGAACCCCGATCTCCTCGGGGCACGCCGGGTCACCTGCCAGGGGAGGGGAGCATGCATCATCGCGATCGGTCCCGCCTCGCGCGGAAGGTCACACTGGCGCTCCTGGCCGTCGGATCGACGGCTTGCGCCGGTAACGGGTTCCGGCCACCCACGGAATCCGATCCCGACGAGCAGGTGCGTGTCGGTTACGACACGCAGGATCGGGAGGATGTGACCGGTTCGGTGGGGTCGGTCACGGCGGAAGACATCGCGGGGCAGAAGGTCACCCGCGTGGAGGAGATGATCGAGGGTCGCTTCGCCGGCGTCCAGGTCATCCGCAACCGCAACGGAGAGTTCACGCTCCGCATCCGCGGAGTCTCGACCTTCATGGGCAGCTCCGAGCCGCTCTTCGTGATCGACGGCATGCCGGTCCACACCGCCCCCGGTCGCGCCCTCATCGGCCTCAACCCGGCCGACATTGCCCGCATCGACATCCTCAAGGATGCGGGCGCCACCGCCATCTACGGCAGCCGCGGCGCGAACGGAGTGGTGCTGATCACGACCAAGCGGGCGAGGTAAAGGCTGGAATTACGAATTACGAATTACTGGCGGCTGCCGCTCACGAGATTTCGAGGCCACTCGCGGAGTTGCAGCGCCACCCAGACGTTGGCTGCGACATCCAGGAACCGGTGCCCCCCGTAATTCGTAATTCGTAATTCGGCCGGAGGCCGCGTCAGTCCCCGAAGCATATCCCCAGCCGCCGCGCCGTCAGCACGAGCTCGCCGTCCATGGGGACGCGCTTGATGTCCTGGATGGCGTCGCCGAGCGGGACGGCGCGGATGCTGTTCCCCTGCAGCGCGACCATGCAGCCGTAGTTGCCGCGCTCCACACAGCGGACGGCGGCGGCGCCGAAGCGGAGCGCCAGGTTGCGGTCATAGGGGATCGGCGAACCACCCCGCTGGATGTGCCCCAGCACCAGCGTCCGCGTCTCCTTCCCGCTCCTCTCCTCGATCTCGCTGGCCAGCCGCTCGGCGATGCCACCGTAGCGCTTGGTGTCGCCCACGAAGCTCGGCTCGCCCCCCACCGGCCGCGCCCCCTCCGCCACCACCACGATGCTGAAGCGCCGACCACTCCGCTCCCGCTCCCGGATCTTATCTACGATCGCGTCGACGGAGTAAGGGATCTCGGGGATCAGAATCACGTCCGCTCCACCCGCCAGACCCGACTCCATGGCAATCCACCCGGTGTGCCGCCCCATCACCTGCACGACCATCACCCGCTGGTGCGCCTCGGCGGTCGAGTGGAGGCGCCCGATGGCGTCGGTCGCCACCTCCACCGCGGTCTGGAAGCCAAACGTCACGTCGGTGGCGGCGAGGTCGTTGTCGATCGTCTTCGGCACGCCCACCACGCGCAATCCCCGCTGAAACAGGATGTGCGCGATCCGCAGCGATCCGTCACCGCCGATGGCGATGAGCGCATCGATCTGCGCCTCGCGGAAACGGTCGATGATCTCCTGCGAACGGTCGCCGCTCCCCCAGGTGCCATCGGGAGTGCGAACCTCGAGACCGAAGGGGTTGCCTCGCGTGGTGGTTCCCAGGATGGTGCCGCCCAGGTGGGTGATGCCGCTGATGATGTCCGCGGTGAGCGGCACCAGCCCGGGCTCGCCGTCGATCTCCGGGACCAGCAGCCCCATGTATCCCCGCCGGATGCCAACGACCTCCCAGCCATTCTGGAGCGCCGTGAGTGTCGCGGCACGGATCACCGCGTTCAATCCCGGTGCGTCGCCTCCGCCGGTATTGATGGCGATCCGCCGGATCTGGTTGTAGCTGTTCATCAAATCAGGTGGTGCGAATCTCCTGCTACGCCGTTCGGCGGCCGCACAAGCCCTCGTGCCGCCGCCTGGTCGAAGCCGGGGATTCTGGCAAGCGTCCCGCCTCCGCACAAGTAAGCCCGGGGGAGCGGCAACCTTCGCGCCCACCGGCACCGCCCGTAGGCATCGGCCGTGCAGGTCCTCTCGCCACCGTAGCAATACCCCTCTATGTTGTGCGACCTCAGGCCGGCTTCATCCTTCCGGCCTTTTCAGCCACACGGGCAAGCATGGCGAAGGAAGCGAACGGCACCGAACAGCAAGCACCCCAGCTCGAGCTGGACCCGCGGCTGCAGGAAGCCTCGCGCCTCACCGACGAGGAGCGGTGGAGCGAGGCCTTCGAGCTACTGCAGGGAATGGAGTCCGAGTATCCGGACGATCCCATGCTCATGGCCATGCTGGGCACCGTCGCCGGTGAGATGGAGGCACGTGGGCTCGCGTACGACTACTTCCGCAAGGGCCTCGCCGCGCAGCCCACGGACCCGGACATCCTGGTGCTCCTGGGCGCCGGGCTCGCCCGGTTCGACGACCCGGAGGCGGAGGGCGTCCTTCGGTTGGCGGCGCTGACCGCGCCGCACTTCGCCGCCGCACGCTACCAGTACGGCTCGTACCTCGCACGCGAGGGGATGGTGGAGCTGGCCGTGAGCGAGCTGGTGGCAGCGCGCGACCTCGATCCCGAGGACGCCGCGATCCACCGGGAGCTGGGGCTGGCGTACTGGCTGGCCGGGGACACCCAGTCCGCCGCGGCAAGCCTCGAGCAGGCCGCCGAGCTCGCCGCCGAAGACGTGGAAGCCCGCCTCCTCGCCGGTTTCATGCGCATGCTGTCGGGCGAGGAGGAGGAGGGAGCCGAGGTGGTGGTGCGGACGGCGCCCGAGCTCGAGGAGGAGGGGGAGGTGCAGATCGTCGCGGCGCTCGCAGCGGGGGCCGAAGGATGGATCGACGAGGCGTGGACCGCCCTGGCCCGCGCCGGGGCCGCCGCCATCCCCGCCGACGAGGCGCTGGTCGTGGAGGTGGAAGAGGCGTTGGACGCGGGGGCGGAAGCGGCGCGCCGCCTGCTCCTGGAAGAAGTGCTACCGCGGGTCTTCCACGAGCGGATCCTCACCCGGCCGTGAGCCGATGAGGGCAGCCCGCATCCTCGGGTGGACGATCTTCGTGGCCGCGCTGGGTTGGGGTGGATCGGTTTTCGCTATCTATCTGTTCGGCCATCGTGACCAGGCGCGTCCCGCCGATGCCATCGTCGTGCTCGGAGCTGCCCAGTATCAGGGACGACCGTCGCCAGTGCTGCGCGCGCGGCTGGATCACGCGATCGCCCTCTATCGGGACTCCATCGCCAGCACGTTGATCCTGACCGGGGGAGTCGGGGTGGGAGACACGATCAGCGAGGCGGAGGTGGGGCGCCGGTATGCGGTAAAGGCGGGTGTTCCCTCGACCAGTATCCTTGTCGAGCGAACCGGGATCAGCACCGAGCAGTCGCTGCGAGCCGTCGCCCGGTTGATGCGCGAGCGCGGCCTGCACTCGGCGGTGCTGGTGAGTGATCCCTTTCACATGCTGCGGCTTCGTCTCGTGGCGTCACGCCTGGGGATCAGGCCGTACAGCTCGCCGACCCGGACCAGCCCGATTCGCGAGGGATCGGAAACGGAGTGGCGATTCCTGCTGCGCGAGAGCCTGATCCTCCCGTTCGTATTGCTCGGAATCGCCTGAGAGCCACCGCAACGAAACTGCCGCTGCATGGATTTCCCGGTAGAACCGTACGAGCTGCCCAACGGCCTGAGGGTCGTGCTGTCGGAGGACCACCGTCAGCCCGTGGTGGCGGTGAACCTCTGGTACAACGTCGGCAGCCGCAACGAGCGGGAAGGGCGCACGGGATTCGCCCACCTGTTCGAGCACATGATGTTCCAGGGCTCGGAGCACGTGCCCGACACCGCCCACATCGCTCACATCGAGCGGGTGGGCGGATCGATGAACGGATCCACCTGGCTCGACCGCACGAACTACTTCGAGACGGTCCCGGCCGATTGGCTGGAGCTCGCCCTGTGGCTGGAGTCCGACCGGATGGGGTTTCTGCTCCCGGCCATGACCCAGGAGAAGCTGGACAACCAGCGCAGCGTCGTGCAGAACGAGCGGCGCTGGCGGGTCGACAACCAGCCCTACGGTGACTGGGACGAGCGGATCCAGGCGTTGGTGTATCCGGAGGATCATCCCTATCACCATTCGGTAATCGGCAGCATGGCCGATCTCGATGCGGCCACGCTCGAGGACGTGCGGGAGTTCTTCCGCACCTACTACGCGCCGAACAACGCCGTGCTCACCATCTGCGGCGACTTCGATCCGGTTCGTGCGCGGGAGCTGGTTGATCGCTACTTCGGTCCGATCCCCCGCGGTCCCGAGGTTCCGCCAATTCCCGGGCGTACCGCGATCCCGATCCCCCGACCCGAGCCGGTCCGCGTCACGGTGGAGAGCCAGATCGCCTTGCCGCGCGTGTACCTGGCCTTTCGAACGCCTGCCTACGGGCACGAAGACTTCTATCCCGGCGACGTCCTTGCTCACCTCCTGGCCACCGGCAAGTCCTCGCGGCTCTACCGCTCGCTGGTGCGGGAGCGGAAGCTGGCGCAGAGCGTGGTGGCCTTCGCCTTTCCGATCGTGACCGGGGCGGCGATGATCGTGATCTGGGCCACTGCCCATGCCGGGGTCGACATCGCGGAGCTGGAGGCGGCACTCTGGACGGAGCTCGAGGCTCTGCATGGCGGGATCCCCGACCACGAACTGGCGCGAGCGCTGACGAGCATCGAGGCCAGGCAGGTGATCGGACTGCAGCAGGTGGGGGAACGGGCCGACCAGATCTCCATGTACACGACGCTCTTTGGCGACCCGTACCGCATCAACACCGAACTCGATCGCTACCGCGCGGTGACCCCCGACGACATCCGGCGCTTCGCACTCGCCTACCTCAGCAGAGGAGGCGCGGTCACGCTCACCTACGTGCCCCGTGCCGGGGGAGGGAACGGCTGATGGGAACCAACGCGACACCCACCCCCGAGCGCGTCGATCGCTCGCAGCCCCCCGGCCCCGGGCCGCGTCGTCCGTTCGCCTTTCCGGTCATCGAGCGGTTCGAGCTGGCGAACGGCCTTCCGGTGCTCACCGCGAGGACCGAAGGTCTCCCGGTGGCGACCCTGGCGTTGCTCGTCCCCGCTTCGGGCGTCTTCGAGCCGGAGGATCGTGCCGGCCTCGCTTCGCTTTCCGGGGCTCTCCTCGATTCGGGAACGGATCGGCGGTCAGCGTTCGAGATCGCCGAGACCTTCGAGAGCCTCGGTGCGCATTTTGGCGTCGGCACCGGCTGGGACACCACGGAGGTGGAGCTGACGGCGCTCACCTCCACGCTCTCCCCCGGCACCGAGCTGATGGCCGAGCTGGTGCGAAGCCCCTCCTTTCCGGGCGACGAGGTGGATCGGGTGCGCAAGGAGCATATCGCCTCGATCCTGCAACGGCGGGCGGAGCCGCGCGGTCTGGCCAACGAGGTCGCCGCCCGGTTCTTCTTTGCGCCCGAGAGCCCGTTTTCGCGACCGCTGGGCGGCACCACCCACACCCTGCAAGGGCTCACGCGGCAAGACATCGTCGATTTCCATCGCGGCCACTACACGCCCTTCGGCGCGACTCTCGTGGTCGCCGGAAACCTCGATCCGGAGGACGTTCGTGACCTCGCCGAAGCGACCTTCGGCGACTGGGTCGGCCCCGCCTCGGTGCGTCCAGTGGTCAGCTCGGCGCCCGCGGCGCGCGCGCGTCGAGTGGTGATCGTGGACCGACCCGGGTCGGTACAGTCGGAGCTGCGGGTGGGACACGTCGGGGTTGCGCGCAGCACCCCCGACTACTTCCCGCTGATCGTGATGAACACGATCCTCGGCGGGGCCTTTACCAGCCGGCTCAACCTGAACCTGCGGGAGAAGCAGGGCTTCACCTACGGAGTCTCCTCCGGGTTCGCCATGCGTCGCAACCCCGGACCATTCGTGATCTCCACCGCCGTGCAAAGCGAGGTGACCGCTGCGGCGCTGACCGAGATCTTCCGAGAGGTAGAGGCGATCCGCGATGCTCCGGTGTCCGCCAGCGAGCTGCAGGACGCTCGGAACTACATAGCCGGAGTATTCCCGCTTCGGTTGGAGACTACGGAGGGGGTCACGGCCCGACTGGTCGAGCTGGCGCTGCACGGCCTGCCGCTGGACTACTTCGACGCCTACCGCGACCGGGTGCTCGAGGTGCCGGCGGACGAGGTGCTGCGGGTGGCCCGACAGCACGTGCGGCCGGAGGAGATGTGCGTGGTGATCGTGGGGGACGCGGCGCAGGTCCGTGGGCCCGTCGAAGCACTCGACCTCGGGCCGGTCGAGGTCGTCAACGTGGAGGATCTGCCGTGACGGACCGTACACAGGGCGGGGAAGCCCCGGTGAAGCTGTCCTCTGTCCCGGTTCACAACGGGCGGATCGTCCACCTGAGCATCGACACCGTCCGCTTTCCGGACGGTAAGGTCGGCGAGCTGGAGATGATCCGGCATTCCGGTGCGGCGGCCGTGCTGCCCCTGCTGAGCGAGCGCGACGATCCCGACCCGGAAATCGTGCTGATCCGGCAGTACCGTTATGCCGGCGGCGGGTACATGCTCGAAGTCCCCGCTGGACGGCCCGACCGGCCGGGCGAGGACTGGGAAGTGTGCGCCCGGCGGGAGCTGGAGGAAGAGACCGGATACACGGCCGACCGCTTCACCCGACTGACGGGAATCCACACCACGCCGGGCTTCACTGACGAGTACATCCACCTGTACCTCGCCGAGGGCCTGCGCGAGGGAAACACGGCCCACGACCACGACGAGTACATCGAGGTCGAGCGGATGCCCATTTCGCATGCCCTCGACCTGATTCGGCAGGGAGAGATCACCGACGCCAAGACCGTAGTCACCCTCCTCTTCGCCTGGACTTACCTCCTGTCGGCGAGCAGACCCGCCCGCTGACCCAACGCAATCGGCTTCCCGACCATACGTTAGAGCAGCAGGGTGGTGCCGGAAGGAAAACCGTCACCCCTTCGCATTCGTAGTGACCAGAGCAAAGCGGTGGTCCGAGCGAGCGGACGTGTCCCGCTTTGCTCACACGCCTGTCCTCACTGAAGGACACAGAAGGATACACCCCCAGCTTGGATCCCTGCCTCCGTCGAAGTAAATTCATGCGGAATAGAGGGTTAGGAGGCAGGGAACAGGGGGTGGTACATGGTATGGAATCTGCTCGATCTCGGTCTACGAGCGTCGCTTCGCGGCGCCCGATCCCGGACGGCAATCCCGAATTCACGAAGGCAATATCAGGGGGAAAGATGGCCAGATCATCCGCCGTGGACGGGGCCTTTGGGGTGGATCCTCAACCCCCGCGGGACGCGCTGAGCGAAATGGACGACAGCGGTCTGGTCGCGGCCTTCCTCGAGGGGGAGAAGCGAGCCTTCAATGTCCTCGTCGACCGCTACCAGGGTCGACTGCTGAACTTTGTGTACCGCACCACAGGCGATCGGGAGCGCGCAGAAGATCTCGTGCAGGAGACCTTCATCCGCGTCTATCGCCACCTGCATCGTTTCGACCAGTCCAAGAAGTTTTCGACCTGGATCTACACGATCGCGTCGAACCTGGCCAAGAACGAGCTGCGCAATCGCTCGCGCAACCCGCTGGTGCTCTTCCAGGCGATCAAGAAGAACTGGGACGCGGACCAGAAGCCGCTGGAGTGGGAGGACAACACCTTTCGTCCGGACGACCTCTTCCGTAAGCGCCACCTTCGGCAGATGGTGGAGGCGGCCGTCGAGGAGCTGCCGGAGCACCACCGCGTGGTCTTCGTCCTGCGCGAGCTCGAGGGGAAGACCTACGAGGAGATCGCGGAGATCACCTCCTGCAACCTCGGCACGGTGAAGAGCCGCTTGAACCGCGCGCGCAACAACTTCGCGCAGATCATCGCGCCGCTGCTTTCCTGAGAAGGCACGCCGGGCGGTCGCCGCCCCGAAGGCTGCGCACGAGACGCGAAAGGCCTCGCTGGACTCCCGGCGGGGTCTTTCGCTCTTTGAGGGGGGCGGGGGCACAGCATTTCGGCCCGCCGAAAGGGCTCGCCGAGGCTGGAACTTAGGCCACAGTGGCCGGTAGAAGGGGTGCATGTCACGCGGCCTCCGCGGCCGGTATCTCCTTCACTGGTTGCTGCTCCGATGATCGATTGCGCTGAGTTTCTCGAGTCCTACTCCGATTTCCGGGACGGATACGTCTCGGCGGAGCGGAGGGAGGATTTCGAGGCGCACCTTCGGGTGTGCGACTCCTGCGCCCGGTACGACCGGGTGATCGGGAGTGGGGTTCAGGTCTTTCGATCGCTCCCTCCATTGGCGCCGTCGCCGGACTTCCAGGTTCGACTCCAGGGGCGCTTGTATGCGTTGGAGCAGGCGAGCGGCAAGCACGGCTCGGGCGCTTCGCTGGCGGTGACCCTCATGATCTGCGCGGCCCTCGGAATCGGTGCGTGGATCCCGACCCTCCGACCTGCTCCCGCTGACCCCGTGCGGCTGCCGCCGATCGTCGCTCACGCACCCTACCACGACCTGACACCGGTCCTCATGCGGAGCCCGACACCCGCGGTGGTGCTGCCGCAGCTGCCCGCCACCGGGTATTACAGTCGGAGTCTGCTGTTCCGGGAAGCGATGGGGCCCACCACCACCCTCGCTTATCGCCCGGCCAGCCTCTACGGGCATTAGTCACCGGCTTCGGAGTCGTGCCCGTTCTCACCCCCGCACGTTTCGCGCGGCATCTCGAGCAGGAGCAGCCGGCCGGCGCCTACTTCCTCCACGGGGAGGAGGAGCACCTGCGCGAGGCCGCCGTGCAGCGTGTCGTTGCCGCGGTTCTGGACCCGACGACCCGCGACTTCAACTTCGACCAGCTCCGCGGTGACGATGTCACGCCGGAGACCCTGGCCTCCATCCTGGCCACCCCGCCGATGATGGCGGAGCACCGCGTGGTCGTCGTACGTGACGTGCAGGGGCTCTCCCCGAAGGCTCGCGAGGTGGTGGAATCGGTCGCCGCCTCGCCACCGGCAGGGCTGGTCCTGGTTCTGAGCGGGCAGAAGCCCTCCGGGAGCCGCGCCAAGTTCTACGACCAGTTGCAGAAGCTGACGATCTCAGTCGAATTCCCCCGCCTCGGGCTGAACGACCTCCCCGGGTGGCTGACGGAGCACGCGCGCGAGGAGCACGGCCTCGAGCTGGAGATCGACGCCGCGCGGGCGCTGGTGAGCGCGATCGGCAGTCATCTCGGCGTCCTTTCCACGGAGTTGGAGAAGCTCGCCTCCTTTGCTTCGGGCAGGAAGACGATCACCCTGGACGACGTGCGCGCGGTAGGCGGCTACATCCCCCGGGTGGATCGCTGGGCCTGGTTTGACCTGGTGGGAGAGCGGCGCTTCGAGGAGGCGCTCCGGCTCCTGCCCGAGTTGCTCGAAGCGGGGGAGAGCGCGGTAGGGCTGGTCGCCGGGATGGGCGGGCACCTCTTACGGGTGGGGATCGCGGTGGCCGGGGGTCCGGCGGCGCTTGAGAAGGAGCTGCCGCCGAACCAGCGCTGGCTGGCGCGACGGGTGGGCGCGGCGGCCCGCGCCTGGACGGTGGAGGAGCTGGACGCCGCCCTGGCCGACCTGCTCCGCACCGACCGACTCCTCAAGAGCGCGCCGTTGACCGATCGACAGGCGATCGAGGAGCTGCTGCTAAGGCTGGCCGGTGCGCACTCGGGCGCTGTCGCCGCCTGAGCATGGGGGAGCGGCCGTGGTGGCGGCTCTGCTGACTTGGGGTCAGAACCGGCCGGTTGCCTCCCTCTCCGGGCCGGTCTATCTTCGCCGTTTCATTCTTCTTGCCGATTCCTGCCCCGCGAACGCCTGCAGGGCCCCTCGCCGAGCGGAACTCGATGGCGGCTGACGACACCCCACTGATGCAGCAGTGGCGGGAGATCAAGTCCCGCCACCAGGACGCCCTGGTCCTTTTCCGCGTGGGCGACTTCTACGAGATGTTCTACGAGGACGCGGAGGAAGGCGCTCGCCTCCTCGACCTCACCCTCACGTCGCGGAACAACGGCTCCTCCCGCGCCCCGCTGGCGGGAATCCCGGTGCCGGCGCTGGAGACCTATCTGCAGCGCCTGGTCAAGCTGGGGCGGCGCGTGGCCATCTGCGAACAGGTCGAAGATCCCGCTCAGGCCAAGGGGATCGTGCGTCGTGCGGTTACGGAGATGGTTACTCCGGGAACAGCACTCAGCGAGGGCCTGCTCGACGCGCGACGCAACAACTTCCTCCTGGCCATCACCGGCGAGTCCGATCCATCGGGGGAGCTTGCTGTCGCCTGGACGGATCTCTCGACCGGCGAGCTCGGGGTGCAGCCGTCGAACTGGAAAGAGCTCCCGGATCTCCTGGGGCGGCTGGAACCCTCCGAGATCCTCCTGCCCCGGTCCTGGGAGCTCTTCCCCATCCCGGGCGCGGACCGCGTGGTCTGCACTCATCGCAGCGACTGGATGTTCGACGCCCCCAGCGGCGAGGAAGAGCTACGCCGGCGCTTCGGCGTGGTCACCCTCGAGGGGTTCGGCTTTGGTCCCGGCGACGGCCTCCTGGTGGGGGCCACCGGCGCGCTCGTCGCCTACCTCGCCGAGACGCAGCCTGCCGCGGCAGGCGTGCTCCGGCCGCCGCGCATCGAGCGCGGGGGCACGGAGATGCAGCTCGACGAGATGACCCGCCGCAACCTCGAGCTGGTCGAACCGCTTGGATCCGCCGACGGGCAGACCCTGCTCGGGGTTCTGGACGAAGCGCTCACGCCCATGGGCGGTCGACTCCTGCGGCGCTGGCTGCTGTCGCCGCTCATCGACCGCGAGGCGATCGTGGGGAGGCAGGACGCAGTGGAGGAGCTCGTGGACGACACCTCCATGCGCCGCGAGCTGCGGAAGGAGCTGGGCAGCATCAAGGACCTGGAGCGCCTGGCCGTGCGGGTCGGCTCCGCCCGGTGCACTCCGCGAGACCTGCTGGCGATCGACGCATCCCTTTCCCATGTCCCGGCCCTGAAGTCCGCGCTGGCGCAGGCCCGCGCTGACGTCCTCGCCCGACATCGCGAAGCACTCGACCCGCTGGACGACCTACGGGCGCTGGTCGCCGCGGCGATCAGCGACGACCCCCCGCTCAACCTCGCCGACGGGGGCGTGATCCGCCCCGGATTCGACCCGCAGCTCGACGAGCTCCGCTCGCTCCGCGAGGGGGCGGTCGAATGGATCGCGCGGCTGCAGGCGCAGGAGCGCGAGCGCACCGGCATCGGGTCGCTCAAAGTCGGCTACAACAAGGTCTTCGGCTACTACATAGAGGTGACGCGCACGCACCTCGAGCGGGTTCCGGAGGAATACCAGCGCCGGCAAACGCTCACCAACGCCGAGCGGTACATCACCCCCGAATTGAAGGAGTGGGAGGAGAAGGTCCTCGGCGCGGAGGAGAAGATCCTGGCGCTGGAAAGCAAGCTCTTCGAGGACGTGCGCCGGCAGGTCGCCGCGCTGGTTCCCAGGCTGCAGGAGCTCACCAGCCACGTGGCGGCGCTCGACGTACTGGCGGCGCTGGCGGAGGTGGCGGTTCGTCGCGAGTACGTGCGACCCGAGGTCCACGACGGCTACGAGCTGGTCATTCGTGCCGGGCGCCACCCCGTGGTCGAGACGATGATGCCCCGCGAGGACTTCATCCCCAATGACGTCCGCCTCGATGGAGAGGCGAGGATCATGATCCTCACGGGACCGAACATGGCGGGGAAGTCGACGGTGCTGCGGCAGGTGGGGCTCATCCAGCTGCTGGCGCAGGTGGGCTCCTTCGTCCCCGCCCGCGAGGCCCGCATCGGGATCTGCGACCGCATCTTCACCCGCGTGGGGGCGTCAGACAACCTGGTTCGCGGCCAGTCGACCTTCATGGTCGAGATGACGGAAACCGCCGCCATTCTGAACGGCGCGAGCCGCCGGTCGTTGGTGTTGCTGGACGAGATCGGCCGGGGGACGTCGACCTGGGACGGGATGAGCGTCGCCACGGCCGTCACCGAGTACATTCACGAGCGAGTCGGCGCCAAGACCATCTTCGCCACCCACTACCACGA is a genomic window of Longimicrobiaceae bacterium containing:
- a CDS encoding Gfo/Idh/MocA family oxidoreductase, which translates into the protein MPLDRKIRYGMVGGGPGAFIGGVHRKAAALDGEIELVAGAFSSSAEKSRQQGRELFLDPSRVYDSWEQMVERESRLPEGERIDFVSIVTPNVSHFQIARAFLEAGFHVVCDKPMTTTLEDAEELCRLVEQKQAVFVLTHNYTGFPMVKQARELVRQGKLGTIRKIVAEYPQGWLAKAAGINMWRLDPKIAGISSAVGDIGLHAWHLARYITGLELEAVCADTTTFGSGYELEDDANLLVHYQGGARGIIYSSQISVGEENGLRVRIYGTEAGLDWRQENPNYLRVMYVDQPERVYKRGNDYLDPIVRHNSRIPFGHHEAFIEAFANIYRNAARTIAARIAGEQPGEFDTDFPTVQEGARGVHFIETAIRSGREGGWVEARYTPPGG
- a CDS encoding TonB-dependent receptor plug domain-containing protein, with product MHHRDRSRLARKVTLALLAVGSTACAGNGFRPPTESDPDEQVRVGYDTQDREDVTGSVGSVTAEDIAGQKVTRVEEMIEGRFAGVQVIRNRNGEFTLRIRGVSTFMGSSEPLFVIDGMPVHTAPGRALIGLNPADIARIDILKDAGATAIYGSRGANGVVLITTKRAR
- a CDS encoding ATP-dependent 6-phosphofructokinase encodes the protein MNSYNQIRRIAINTGGGDAPGLNAVIRAATLTALQNGWEVVGIRRGYMGLLVPEIDGEPGLVPLTADIISGITHLGGTILGTTTRGNPFGLEVRTPDGTWGSGDRSQEIIDRFREAQIDALIAIGGDGSLRIAHILFQRGLRVVGVPKTIDNDLAATDVTFGFQTAVEVATDAIGRLHSTAEAHQRVMVVQVMGRHTGWIAMESGLAGGADVILIPEIPYSVDAIVDKIRERERSGRRFSIVVVAEGARPVGGEPSFVGDTKRYGGIAERLASEIEERSGKETRTLVLGHIQRGGSPIPYDRNLALRFGAAAVRCVERGNYGCMVALQGNSIRAVPLGDAIQDIKRVPMDGELVLTARRLGICFGD
- a CDS encoding YdcF family protein; translation: MRAARILGWTIFVAALGWGGSVFAIYLFGHRDQARPADAIVVLGAAQYQGRPSPVLRARLDHAIALYRDSIASTLILTGGVGVGDTISEAEVGRRYAVKAGVPSTSILVERTGISTEQSLRAVARLMRERGLHSAVLVSDPFHMLRLRLVASRLGIRPYSSPTRTSPIREGSETEWRFLLRESLILPFVLLGIA
- a CDS encoding pitrilysin family protein is translated as MDFPVEPYELPNGLRVVLSEDHRQPVVAVNLWYNVGSRNEREGRTGFAHLFEHMMFQGSEHVPDTAHIAHIERVGGSMNGSTWLDRTNYFETVPADWLELALWLESDRMGFLLPAMTQEKLDNQRSVVQNERRWRVDNQPYGDWDERIQALVYPEDHPYHHSVIGSMADLDAATLEDVREFFRTYYAPNNAVLTICGDFDPVRARELVDRYFGPIPRGPEVPPIPGRTAIPIPRPEPVRVTVESQIALPRVYLAFRTPAYGHEDFYPGDVLAHLLATGKSSRLYRSLVRERKLAQSVVAFAFPIVTGAAMIVIWATAHAGVDIAELEAALWTELEALHGGIPDHELARALTSIEARQVIGLQQVGERADQISMYTTLFGDPYRINTELDRYRAVTPDDIRRFALAYLSRGGAVTLTYVPRAGGGNG
- a CDS encoding pitrilysin family protein, with product MGTNATPTPERVDRSQPPGPGPRRPFAFPVIERFELANGLPVLTARTEGLPVATLALLVPASGVFEPEDRAGLASLSGALLDSGTDRRSAFEIAETFESLGAHFGVGTGWDTTEVELTALTSTLSPGTELMAELVRSPSFPGDEVDRVRKEHIASILQRRAEPRGLANEVAARFFFAPESPFSRPLGGTTHTLQGLTRQDIVDFHRGHYTPFGATLVVAGNLDPEDVRDLAEATFGDWVGPASVRPVVSSAPAARARRVVIVDRPGSVQSELRVGHVGVARSTPDYFPLIVMNTILGGAFTSRLNLNLREKQGFTYGVSSGFAMRRNPGPFVISTAVQSEVTAAALTEIFREVEAIRDAPVSASELQDARNYIAGVFPLRLETTEGVTARLVELALHGLPLDYFDAYRDRVLEVPADEVLRVARQHVRPEEMCVVIVGDAAQVRGPVEALDLGPVEVVNVEDLP
- a CDS encoding NUDIX hydrolase translates to MTDRTQGGEAPVKLSSVPVHNGRIVHLSIDTVRFPDGKVGELEMIRHSGAAAVLPLLSERDDPDPEIVLIRQYRYAGGGYMLEVPAGRPDRPGEDWEVCARRELEEETGYTADRFTRLTGIHTTPGFTDEYIHLYLAEGLREGNTAHDHDEYIEVERMPISHALDLIRQGEITDAKTVVTLLFAWTYLLSASRPAR